In a single window of the Platichthys flesus chromosome 5, fPlaFle2.1, whole genome shotgun sequence genome:
- the LOC133954101 gene encoding reticulon-3-B-like isoform X1, whose product MADSTSSCSSSANSSSSSVRRLTLSAFQLVHWKQPKKSAAAFGLSLLVLVSVATLSVISVVSYLLLAGLCVTITFRVYKSVIQAVQKSDEGHPFRGLLDRDISVSSESVRQLADQGLIHLNWFSSETRRLLLVEDLVDSLKLAAVMWLMTYVGSVFNGVTILILGETASVLVLFWFCSVLVLFCSVLVLFWFCSVLVLLWFWFCSVLVLFCSVLVLFWFCSGSALAPVTNRQFLCSADILFFTAPLIYQKKKVQIDDIITSVRCRFDEKLLKLQNVLPGAVKRTKAE is encoded by the exons atggcggactccaccagcagctgctcttcatcagccaactcctcatcttcatcagtcaGACGTCTCACCCTCTCAG cctTTCAGTTAGTCCATTGGAAACAACCGAAGAAGTCCGCGGCAGCTTTCGGCCTGTCCCTCCTGGTCCTCGTGTCTGTGGCAACCCTGTCTGTCATCAGCGTGGTGTCCTACCTGCTGCTCGCCGGCCTCTGCGTCACGATCACCTTCCG GGTTTATAAGTCAGTGATTCAGGCCGTCCAGAAATCAGACGAAGGTCATCCattcag GGGTCTGTTGGACCGGGACATCTCAGTGTCCTCTGAGTCGGTGCGTCAGTTGGCAGATCAGGGTCTGATCCACCTGAACTGGTTCAGCAGTGAGaccaggaggctgctgctggtggaggacCTGGTGGATTCTCTGAAG CTGGCTGCCGTCATGTGGCTGATGACATATGTTGGTTCTGTGTTTAATGGAGTCACCATCCTGATCCTCGGTGAGACTGCTTCTGTTCTGGTTCTGTtctggttctgttctgttctggttctgttctgttctgttctggtTCTGTtctggttctgttctgttctggttctgctctggttctggttctgttctgttctggttctgttctgttctgttctggtTCTGTTCTGGttctgctctggttctgctctGGCTCCTGTGACTAATCGACAGTTTCTCTGTTCAGCTGACATCTTGTTCTTCACCGCTCCGCTGATCTACCAGAAGAAAAAG gtacAAATTGATGACATCATAACATCAGTTCGCTGCAGGTTTGatgagaagctgctgaa GCTGCAGAACGTTTTACCAGGAGCCGTGAAAAGAACCAAAGCTGAGTGA
- the LOC133954101 gene encoding reticulon-3-like isoform X2: MADSTSSCSSSANSSSSSVRRLTLSAFQLVHWKQPKKSAAAFGLSLLVLVSVATLSVISVVSYLLLAGLCVTITFRVYKSVIQAVQKSDEGHPFRGLLDRDISVSSESVRQLADQGLIHLNWFSSETRRLLLVEDLVDSLKLAAVMWLMTYVGSVFNGVTILILADILFFTAPLIYQKKKVQIDDIITSVRCRFDEKLLKLQNVLPGAVKRTKAE; this comes from the exons atggcggactccaccagcagctgctcttcatcagccaactcctcatcttcatcagtcaGACGTCTCACCCTCTCAG cctTTCAGTTAGTCCATTGGAAACAACCGAAGAAGTCCGCGGCAGCTTTCGGCCTGTCCCTCCTGGTCCTCGTGTCTGTGGCAACCCTGTCTGTCATCAGCGTGGTGTCCTACCTGCTGCTCGCCGGCCTCTGCGTCACGATCACCTTCCG GGTTTATAAGTCAGTGATTCAGGCCGTCCAGAAATCAGACGAAGGTCATCCattcag GGGTCTGTTGGACCGGGACATCTCAGTGTCCTCTGAGTCGGTGCGTCAGTTGGCAGATCAGGGTCTGATCCACCTGAACTGGTTCAGCAGTGAGaccaggaggctgctgctggtggaggacCTGGTGGATTCTCTGAAG CTGGCTGCCGTCATGTGGCTGATGACATATGTTGGTTCTGTGTTTAATGGAGTCACCATCCTGATCCTCG CTGACATCTTGTTCTTCACCGCTCCGCTGATCTACCAGAAGAAAAAG gtacAAATTGATGACATCATAACATCAGTTCGCTGCAGGTTTGatgagaagctgctgaa GCTGCAGAACGTTTTACCAGGAGCCGTGAAAAGAACCAAAGCTGAGTGA
- the gemin6 gene encoding gem-associated protein 6 gives MQNNWSLIGPLEWIHYVNKQVKVKAGKDEERRGYLITVDPVTASLVLVDFREDGGTSVHVVMGHAVEEVEVLQDADEATIELLRASFLPPQRTCSLDSEELLRRRGGVRSWLEKNRVPVEEEGEELKVAGVLTIRAPYGPEDCSSSNQIILDRIQRLIQNLIQTEP, from the exons ATGCAGAACAACTGGTCCCTGATTGGTCCGCTGGAGTGGATCCATTACGTCAACAAACAGGTGAAGGTGAAGGCGGGAAAAGATGAAGAGCGGCGCGGGTATCTAATCACAGTGGATCCGGTGACTGCCAG CCTGGTGTTGGTGGACTTCAGGGAGGACGGCGGGACCTCGGTCCATGTGGTGATGGGTCAcgctgtggaggaggtggaggtccTGCAGGACGCTGACGAGGCGACCATCGAGCTCCTGCGcgcctccttcctccccccccaGAGGACCTGCAGCCTGGActctgaggagctgctgaggaggaggggCGGAGTCCGGAGCTGGCTGGAGAAGAACCGGGtccctgtggaggaggagggggaggagctgaAGGTGGCGGGGGTCCTGACCATTCGGGCCCCGTACGGACCTGAAGACTGCTCAAGCTCCAACCAGATCATTCTGGACCGCAtccagagactgatccagaacCTGATCCAGACTGAGCCCTGA
- the LOC133953984 gene encoding son of sevenless homolog 1-like isoform X1 — MQAAQLQYDFFNEENSPKWRGLLVPSLEKVLKQVHPTLGSQQEALQYIEELILLLLSMLCQAQPRSVQDVEERVQKSFPHPIDKWAIADAQAAIEKRKRRNPLALPVDKIHPLLKEVLGYKIDHQVSVYMVAVLEYISADILKLAGNYVRNIRHYEISQQDITVAMCADKVLMDMFHQDEEDISGFPLMDEEPSANEEQSYYELVRSFMSDGRQYLRHLNLLIKVFREPFTSSPMLFSPHDVDSIFSRIVDIHEVTVKLLGLIEDTVEMTDDGSPHPLVGSCFEDLAEELAFDPYETYAQDILRSGFHEHFLSQVSKPGAAFHLQSICEGFKEAVQYVLPRLLLTPVYHCLHLFDILKQLEEKSEDEEDKECVKQAITALLNLQSSIERICSRSLAKRRLSESACRFYSHQMKGKHLAIKKMNEIQKNIDGWEGKDIGQCCNEFIMEGTLTRVGAKHERHIFLFDGLMICCKSNHGPPRLPGAGSTAEYRLKEKFFMRKVQINDKDDKEGEYRHAFEIILKDGNSVVFAAKSAEEKNGWMAALISLQYRSTLERMLDSAMLQEEKEEQMRLPGAEVYRFAEPDSEENVVFEENVQSKSGIPIVKAGTVLKLIERLTFHMYADPNFVRTFLTTYRSFCKPQELLDLLMERFEIPEPRPNETDHMEGGEQPLSAEVKRFRKEFVQPVQLRVLNVCRHWVEHHFYDFERDSYLLRQLEDFIASVRGKAMRKWVESITKIIQRKKQVQVSVPSHSITFQSSPPPIEWHLCKPGNSETFDLMTLHPIEIARQLTLLESEFYRAVQPSELVGSVWTKEDKEIHSPNLLRMIRHTTNLTLWFEKCIVETENLEERVAVVSRVIEILQVFQELNNFNGVLEVVSAMNSSPVYRLDHTFEQIQSRQRKILEEAHELSEDHYKKYLAKLRSINPPCVPFFGIYLTNILKTEEGNPDFLRRHGKDLINFSKRRKVAEITGEIQQYQNQPYCLRVENDTRKFFENLNPMEDMSEKDFADHLFNKSLEIEPRNARSLPRFVKKYTCPLKSPGIRPTSARPGTMRHPTPLQNEPRKISYSRIPDSEAEGVAVSAPNSPRTPLTPPPASAASSSTDVGSVFDSPQGPSSPFHSNCDSIFAVFSLPHGPRSSSVSSMVSFSRGSEDAPVPPPVPPRRRPESAPAESSPSKMMSKLDSPPAVPPRQPTCKLLPPRYSSSLSSSSPPDSPPSLPPREPLSSPLHLLPPPQGRPRCDLLPQAFFPSTTSSSSPSISSIPTTSSPPLPPPTPVTPSPTPASRKMPLPSPPLVPLDGPPIPPRHSVPKLPPKTYKRESLSHAPLLDTPPAL, encoded by the exons ATGCAGGCGGCTCAGCTGCAGTACGACTTCTTCAACGAGGAGAACTCTCCGAAATGGAGAGGCCTGCTGGTGCCTTCACTGGAGAAg gtacTGAAACAGGTGCACCCTACCTTGGGGTCccagcaggaggcgctgcagTACATCGAGGAgctgattctgctgctgctcagtatgTTGTGTCAGGCTCAACCACGAAGTGTTCAAGATGTAGAG gagcgTGTTCAGAAGAGTTTTCCTCACCCCATCGATAAGTGGGCGATCGCTGACGCTCAGGCCGCCAtcgagaagaggaagaggaggaatccACTGGCTCTTCCTGTCGACAAGATCCACCCACTGctcaag GAGGTGCTGGGCTATAAGATTGACCACCAGGTGTCAGTATACATGGTGGCGGTGTTGGAGTACATCTCAGCTGACATCCTGAAACTGGCAGGAAACTACGTGAGGAACATTCGACACTACGAGATCTCACAGCAGGACATCACTGTGGCCATGTGTGCAGACAAG GTTTTGATGGACATGTTCCACCAGGACGAGGAGGACATCAGTGGTTTCCCTCTGATGGACGAGGAGCCGTCAGCCAATGAGGAGCAGAGCTACTATGAGCTGGTGAGGAGCTTCATGTCCGACGGCCGTCAGTACCTGAGACACCTGAACCTTCTGATCAAGGTGTTCAGAGAACCCTTCACCTCCAGCCCCATGTTGTTCTCTCCACAC gaCGTGGACAGTATCTTCAGTCGGATCGTGGATATCCATGAGGTGACGGTGAAGCTGTTGGGCTTGATTGAAGACACAGTGGAGATGACGGATGATGGAAGTCCTCATCCTCTGGTGGGAAGCTGCTTCGAGGACCTGGCTGAG GAGTTGGCCTTTGACCCCTATGAGACGTACGCTCAGGACATCCTCCGTTCTGGTTTCCATGAACACTTCCTCAGTCAGGTGTCCAAACCTGGAGCTGCCTTCCACCTGCAG TCCATCTGTGAAGGTTTTAAGGAAGCTGTTCAGTATGTTCTGCCCAGACTGCTGCTCACACCTGTTTACCACTGTCTGCACCTGTTTGACATCCTCAAG CAactggaggagaagagtgaggatgaggaggataaGGAGTGTGTGAAACAGGCCATCACTGCTCTGCTGAACCTGCAGAGCAGCATCGAGAGGATCTGCTCCAGGAGCCTCGCCAAGCGGAGGCTCAG CGAGTCAGCGTGTCGTTTCTACAGCCATCAGATGAAGGGGAAGCACCTGGCCATCAAGAAGATGAACGAGATCCAGAAGAACATTGATGGCTGGGAGGGGAAGGACATTGGTCAGTGCTGCAATGAGTTCATCATGGAAGGCACTCTGACCCGTGTTGGCGCCAAACACGAGCGCCACATCTTCCTCTTCGACGGCCTGATGATCTGCTGCAAGTCTAACCACGGCCCTCCACGGCTTCCCGGGGCTGGCTCCACCGCAGAGTATCGGCTCAAAGAGAAGTTCTTCATGCGCAAAGTCCAGATCAATGACAAGGACGACAAGGAGGGCGAGTACCGGCACGCCTTTGAGATAATCCTGAAAGACGGgaacagtgttgtgtttgcagccaagtctgcagaggagaagaacgGCTGGATGGCGGCGCTGATCTCGCTGCAGTACCGCAGCACGCTGGAGCGCATGCTGGACTCCGCcatgctgcaggaggagaaggaggagcagatgaGGCTGCCGGGGGCGGAGGTGTACCGATTCGCCGAGCCAGACTCGGAGGAGAACGTTGTGTTTGAAGAGAACGTGCAGTCCAAGTCGGGAATCCCCATCGTCAAAGCAGGGACGGTCCTGAAACTGATCGAGAGGCTCACCTTCCACATGTACGCAG ATCCAAACTTTGTCCGAACATTTCTGACCACCTACCGGTCGTTCTGTAAacctcaggagctgctggaccTGCTCATGGAGAG GTTTGAGATCCCGGAGCCGCGACCCAACGAGACGGATCACATGGAGGGAGGCGAGCAGCCGCTCAGCGCTGAAGTCAAACGCTTCCGCAAAGAGTTCGTTCAACCGGTCCAGCTCAG agtaCTGAATGTGTGTCGTCACTGGGTGGAGCATCACTTCTATGACTTTGAGAGAGATTCTTACTTGTTGAGACAACTGGAGGACTTCATCGCCTCAGTCAGAG GCAAGGCGATGAGGAAGTGGGTGGAGTCGATCACTAAGATCATCCAGAGGAAGAAGCAGGTTCAGGTGAGCGTTCCCAGTCACAGCATCACCTTCCAGAGCTCGCCTCCTCCAATCGAGTGGCACCTCTGCAAACCAGGAAACAGCGAGACGTTCGACCTGATGACGCTGCATCCAATCGAGATCGCCCGCCAGCTCACCCTGCTGGAGTCCGAGTTCTACAG GGCGGTGCAGCCGTCGGAGCTGGTCGGCAGCGTCTGGACCAAAGAGGATAAAGAGATTCACTCTCCAAACCTGCTGAGGATGATCCGACACACGACCAACCTCACCCTTTGGTTTGAAAA GTGCATCGTGGAAACAGAGAACCTAGAGGAGCGAGTGGCTGTTGTTTCTCGAGTCATCGAGATCCTGCAAGTTTTTCAGGAACTCAACAACTTTAACGGGGTTCTGGAGGTCGTCAGCGCCATGAACTCCTCCCCGGTCTACAGACTGGACCACACCTTCGAG caaATTCAGAGTCGACAGAGGAAAATCCTTGAGGAAGCTCACGAGCTGAGTGAAGATCACTACAAGAAATATTTAGCCAAACTGCGCTCCATCAACCCCCCCTGTGTCCCCTTCTTTG GAATCTACTTGACCAACATCCTGAAGACGGAGGAGGGAAACCCCGACTTCCTGCGACGTCACGGCAAAGATCTGATCAACTTCAGTAAGAGACGGAAAGTGGCTGAAATCACCGGAGAGATCCAACAGTACCAGAACCAGCCGTACTGTCTGAGGGTGGAGAACGACACCAGG AAGTTTTTCGAGAACCTGAACCCAATGGAGGACATGTCGGAGAAGGACTTTGCTGATCATCTGTTCAACAAATCTCTGGAGATCGAACCTCGAAACGCCCGATCCTTACCCCGGTTT gtgAAGAAGTACACGTGTCCTCTGAAGTCTCCTGGGATCCGGCCCACGTCAGCCAGACCCGGCACCATGCGCCACCCGACCCCGCTGCAGAACGAGCCCAGGAAGATCAGCTACAGCCGCATCCCCGACTCCGAGGCCGAGGGGGTCGCGGTGTCTGCCCCCAACTCCCCCCGCACCCCCCTGACCCCGCCCCCTGCCTCCGCCGCCTCCAGCTCCACTGACGTAGGAAGTGTCTTCGATTCGCCGCAGGGTCCCAGCAGCCCCTTCCACTCCA ACTGCGACAGTATCTTTGCTGTGTTCTCTCTTCCTCACGGTCCAC GgtcgtcctctgtctcctccatggTGAGTTTCAGTCGGGGCTCAGAAGACgctcctgtccctcctcctgtTCCACCTCGAAGACGACCAGAGTCGGCCCCGGCTGAGTCCTCCCCCTCCAAG ATGATGTCGAAGCTGGACAGCCCCCCCGCCGTCCCCCCTCGTCAGCCCACATGTAAGCTCCTCCCCCCTCGTTACTCATCATCCTTGTCATCGTCATCCCCCCCTGACAGCCCCCCCTCGCTGCCTCCTCGGGAGCCCCTGAGTTCTCCTCTTcacctgctccccccccctcagggTCGCCCTCGCTGTGACCTGCTGCCTCAGGCCTTCttcccctccaccacctcctcctcctcaccctccatcAGTTCCATCCCCACCACCTCctcgccccccctccctccgccAACCCCTGTCACCCCCAGCCCGACTCCTGCCTCCAGGAAGatgcccctcccctccccacccctCGTACCCCTGGATGGACCCCCAATACCCCCCCGACACAGTGTCCCCAAACTCCCCCCCAAGACTTACAAGAGGGAGTCTCTGAGCCACGCCCCCTTGCTGGACACCCCCCCTGCACTGTGA
- the LOC133953984 gene encoding son of sevenless homolog 1-like isoform X2 — protein MQAAQLQYDFFNEENSPKWRGLLVPSLEKVLKQVHPTLGSQQEALQYIEELILLLLSMLCQAQPRSVQDVEERVQKSFPHPIDKWAIADAQAAIEKRKRRNPLALPVDKIHPLLKEVLGYKIDHQVSVYMVAVLEYISADILKLAGNYVRNIRHYEISQQDITVAMCADKVLMDMFHQDEEDISGFPLMDEEPSANEEQSYYELVRSFMSDGRQYLRHLNLLIKVFREPFTSSPMLFSPHDVDSIFSRIVDIHEVTVKLLGLIEDTVEMTDDGSPHPLVGSCFEDLAEELAFDPYETYAQDILRSGFHEHFLSQVSKPGAAFHLQSICEGFKEAVQYVLPRLLLTPVYHCLHLFDILKQLEEKSEDEEDKECVKQAITALLNLQSSIERICSRSLAKRRLSESACRFYSHQMKGKHLAIKKMNEIQKNIDGWEGKDIGQCCNEFIMEGTLTRVGAKHERHIFLFDGLMICCKSNHGPPRLPGAGSTAEYRLKEKFFMRKVQINDKDDKEGEYRHAFEIILKDGNSVVFAAKSAEEKNGWMAALISLQYRSTLERMLDSAMLQEEKEEQMRLPGAEVYRFAEPDSEENVVFEENVQSKSGIPIVKAGTVLKLIERLTFHMYADPNFVRTFLTTYRSFCKPQELLDLLMERFEIPEPRPNETDHMEGGEQPLSAEVKRFRKEFVQPVQLRVLNVCRHWVEHHFYDFERDSYLLRQLEDFIASVRGKAMRKWVESITKIIQRKKQVQVSVPSHSITFQSSPPPIEWHLCKPGNSETFDLMTLHPIEIARQLTLLESEFYRAVQPSELVGSVWTKEDKEIHSPNLLRMIRHTTNLTLWFEKCIVETENLEERVAVVSRVIEILQVFQELNNFNGVLEVVSAMNSSPVYRLDHTFEQIQSRQRKILEEAHELSEDHYKKYLAKLRSINPPCVPFFGIYLTNILKTEEGNPDFLRRHGKDLINFSKRRKVAEITGEIQQYQNQPYCLRVENDTRKFFENLNPMEDMSEKDFADHLFNKSLEIEPRNARSLPRFVKKYTCPLKSPGIRPTSARPGTMRHPTPLQNEPRKISYSRIPDSEAEGVAVSAPNSPRTPLTPPPASAASSSTDVGSVFDSPQGPSSPFHSRSSSVSSMVSFSRGSEDAPVPPPVPPRRRPESAPAESSPSKMMSKLDSPPAVPPRQPTCKLLPPRYSSSLSSSSPPDSPPSLPPREPLSSPLHLLPPPQGRPRCDLLPQAFFPSTTSSSSPSISSIPTTSSPPLPPPTPVTPSPTPASRKMPLPSPPLVPLDGPPIPPRHSVPKLPPKTYKRESLSHAPLLDTPPAL, from the exons ATGCAGGCGGCTCAGCTGCAGTACGACTTCTTCAACGAGGAGAACTCTCCGAAATGGAGAGGCCTGCTGGTGCCTTCACTGGAGAAg gtacTGAAACAGGTGCACCCTACCTTGGGGTCccagcaggaggcgctgcagTACATCGAGGAgctgattctgctgctgctcagtatgTTGTGTCAGGCTCAACCACGAAGTGTTCAAGATGTAGAG gagcgTGTTCAGAAGAGTTTTCCTCACCCCATCGATAAGTGGGCGATCGCTGACGCTCAGGCCGCCAtcgagaagaggaagaggaggaatccACTGGCTCTTCCTGTCGACAAGATCCACCCACTGctcaag GAGGTGCTGGGCTATAAGATTGACCACCAGGTGTCAGTATACATGGTGGCGGTGTTGGAGTACATCTCAGCTGACATCCTGAAACTGGCAGGAAACTACGTGAGGAACATTCGACACTACGAGATCTCACAGCAGGACATCACTGTGGCCATGTGTGCAGACAAG GTTTTGATGGACATGTTCCACCAGGACGAGGAGGACATCAGTGGTTTCCCTCTGATGGACGAGGAGCCGTCAGCCAATGAGGAGCAGAGCTACTATGAGCTGGTGAGGAGCTTCATGTCCGACGGCCGTCAGTACCTGAGACACCTGAACCTTCTGATCAAGGTGTTCAGAGAACCCTTCACCTCCAGCCCCATGTTGTTCTCTCCACAC gaCGTGGACAGTATCTTCAGTCGGATCGTGGATATCCATGAGGTGACGGTGAAGCTGTTGGGCTTGATTGAAGACACAGTGGAGATGACGGATGATGGAAGTCCTCATCCTCTGGTGGGAAGCTGCTTCGAGGACCTGGCTGAG GAGTTGGCCTTTGACCCCTATGAGACGTACGCTCAGGACATCCTCCGTTCTGGTTTCCATGAACACTTCCTCAGTCAGGTGTCCAAACCTGGAGCTGCCTTCCACCTGCAG TCCATCTGTGAAGGTTTTAAGGAAGCTGTTCAGTATGTTCTGCCCAGACTGCTGCTCACACCTGTTTACCACTGTCTGCACCTGTTTGACATCCTCAAG CAactggaggagaagagtgaggatgaggaggataaGGAGTGTGTGAAACAGGCCATCACTGCTCTGCTGAACCTGCAGAGCAGCATCGAGAGGATCTGCTCCAGGAGCCTCGCCAAGCGGAGGCTCAG CGAGTCAGCGTGTCGTTTCTACAGCCATCAGATGAAGGGGAAGCACCTGGCCATCAAGAAGATGAACGAGATCCAGAAGAACATTGATGGCTGGGAGGGGAAGGACATTGGTCAGTGCTGCAATGAGTTCATCATGGAAGGCACTCTGACCCGTGTTGGCGCCAAACACGAGCGCCACATCTTCCTCTTCGACGGCCTGATGATCTGCTGCAAGTCTAACCACGGCCCTCCACGGCTTCCCGGGGCTGGCTCCACCGCAGAGTATCGGCTCAAAGAGAAGTTCTTCATGCGCAAAGTCCAGATCAATGACAAGGACGACAAGGAGGGCGAGTACCGGCACGCCTTTGAGATAATCCTGAAAGACGGgaacagtgttgtgtttgcagccaagtctgcagaggagaagaacgGCTGGATGGCGGCGCTGATCTCGCTGCAGTACCGCAGCACGCTGGAGCGCATGCTGGACTCCGCcatgctgcaggaggagaaggaggagcagatgaGGCTGCCGGGGGCGGAGGTGTACCGATTCGCCGAGCCAGACTCGGAGGAGAACGTTGTGTTTGAAGAGAACGTGCAGTCCAAGTCGGGAATCCCCATCGTCAAAGCAGGGACGGTCCTGAAACTGATCGAGAGGCTCACCTTCCACATGTACGCAG ATCCAAACTTTGTCCGAACATTTCTGACCACCTACCGGTCGTTCTGTAAacctcaggagctgctggaccTGCTCATGGAGAG GTTTGAGATCCCGGAGCCGCGACCCAACGAGACGGATCACATGGAGGGAGGCGAGCAGCCGCTCAGCGCTGAAGTCAAACGCTTCCGCAAAGAGTTCGTTCAACCGGTCCAGCTCAG agtaCTGAATGTGTGTCGTCACTGGGTGGAGCATCACTTCTATGACTTTGAGAGAGATTCTTACTTGTTGAGACAACTGGAGGACTTCATCGCCTCAGTCAGAG GCAAGGCGATGAGGAAGTGGGTGGAGTCGATCACTAAGATCATCCAGAGGAAGAAGCAGGTTCAGGTGAGCGTTCCCAGTCACAGCATCACCTTCCAGAGCTCGCCTCCTCCAATCGAGTGGCACCTCTGCAAACCAGGAAACAGCGAGACGTTCGACCTGATGACGCTGCATCCAATCGAGATCGCCCGCCAGCTCACCCTGCTGGAGTCCGAGTTCTACAG GGCGGTGCAGCCGTCGGAGCTGGTCGGCAGCGTCTGGACCAAAGAGGATAAAGAGATTCACTCTCCAAACCTGCTGAGGATGATCCGACACACGACCAACCTCACCCTTTGGTTTGAAAA GTGCATCGTGGAAACAGAGAACCTAGAGGAGCGAGTGGCTGTTGTTTCTCGAGTCATCGAGATCCTGCAAGTTTTTCAGGAACTCAACAACTTTAACGGGGTTCTGGAGGTCGTCAGCGCCATGAACTCCTCCCCGGTCTACAGACTGGACCACACCTTCGAG caaATTCAGAGTCGACAGAGGAAAATCCTTGAGGAAGCTCACGAGCTGAGTGAAGATCACTACAAGAAATATTTAGCCAAACTGCGCTCCATCAACCCCCCCTGTGTCCCCTTCTTTG GAATCTACTTGACCAACATCCTGAAGACGGAGGAGGGAAACCCCGACTTCCTGCGACGTCACGGCAAAGATCTGATCAACTTCAGTAAGAGACGGAAAGTGGCTGAAATCACCGGAGAGATCCAACAGTACCAGAACCAGCCGTACTGTCTGAGGGTGGAGAACGACACCAGG AAGTTTTTCGAGAACCTGAACCCAATGGAGGACATGTCGGAGAAGGACTTTGCTGATCATCTGTTCAACAAATCTCTGGAGATCGAACCTCGAAACGCCCGATCCTTACCCCGGTTT gtgAAGAAGTACACGTGTCCTCTGAAGTCTCCTGGGATCCGGCCCACGTCAGCCAGACCCGGCACCATGCGCCACCCGACCCCGCTGCAGAACGAGCCCAGGAAGATCAGCTACAGCCGCATCCCCGACTCCGAGGCCGAGGGGGTCGCGGTGTCTGCCCCCAACTCCCCCCGCACCCCCCTGACCCCGCCCCCTGCCTCCGCCGCCTCCAGCTCCACTGACGTAGGAAGTGTCTTCGATTCGCCGCAGGGTCCCAGCAGCCCCTTCCACTCCA GgtcgtcctctgtctcctccatggTGAGTTTCAGTCGGGGCTCAGAAGACgctcctgtccctcctcctgtTCCACCTCGAAGACGACCAGAGTCGGCCCCGGCTGAGTCCTCCCCCTCCAAG ATGATGTCGAAGCTGGACAGCCCCCCCGCCGTCCCCCCTCGTCAGCCCACATGTAAGCTCCTCCCCCCTCGTTACTCATCATCCTTGTCATCGTCATCCCCCCCTGACAGCCCCCCCTCGCTGCCTCCTCGGGAGCCCCTGAGTTCTCCTCTTcacctgctccccccccctcagggTCGCCCTCGCTGTGACCTGCTGCCTCAGGCCTTCttcccctccaccacctcctcctcctcaccctccatcAGTTCCATCCCCACCACCTCctcgccccccctccctccgccAACCCCTGTCACCCCCAGCCCGACTCCTGCCTCCAGGAAGatgcccctcccctccccacccctCGTACCCCTGGATGGACCCCCAATACCCCCCCGACACAGTGTCCCCAAACTCCCCCCCAAGACTTACAAGAGGGAGTCTCTGAGCCACGCCCCCTTGCTGGACACCCCCCCTGCACTGTGA
- the tmem178a gene encoding transmembrane protein 178A, whose protein sequence is MLSDGDSDRKHPTGCSGGSGAPAMERARPVKGTVSAVSLALSVLSLLLLAAAISSDHWYETDTRRHKDNCDRHGSDSNDQKNREMPIYHLPLVDTGSGVSRQRDVALMKPVHVGSREEELLENWRAILGMGILETECGRPLFSSHSGLWSKCFFKGLDPDIDKLIDRGIADRCTAVKYHFSQPIRLRNIPLNLTRTIQQDEWHLLHLRRITAGFLGMAAAVLLCGCIVASVGFFWEESLTQHVSGLLFLMAGIFCTISLCTYAASVTYDLSRNPPFIYGLPDDVDHGYGWSICCAWASLGLTVAAGCLGTTFPFLSQAGALRSKTARASSV, encoded by the exons ATGCTCAGTGACGGGGACAGCGACAGGAAGCACCCGACGGGCTGCTCCGGTGGCTCCGGAGCCCCGGCCATGGAGCGGGCTCGGCCGGTGAAGGGGACCGTGTCCGCGGTGAGCCTCGCGCTCAGCGtcctgtcgctgctgctgctggccgcCGCCATCTCCAGCGACCACTGGTACGAGACCGACACCCGCCGGCACAAGGACAACTGCGACCGGCACGGATCCGACTCCAACGACCAGAAGAACCGCGAGATGCCCATCTACCACCTGCCTCTGGTGGACACCGGCAGCGGCGTGTCGCGGCAGCGGGACGTGGCGCTGATGAAGCCCGTGCATGTGGGCagccgagaggaggagctgctggagaactGGAGGGCGATCCTGGGGATGGGCATCCTGGAGACGGAGTGCGGGAGGCCGCTGTTCTCCTCCCACTCCGGCCTCTGGAGCAAGTGCTTCTTCAAGGGCCTGGACCCGGACATCGACAAGCTCATCGACCggg gtatTGCTGATCGATGCACCGCTGTCAAATATCACttctctcagccaatcagattgaGGAACATCCCTCTGAACCTGACCAGGACCATACAGCAGGACGAATGGCATCTGCTgc acCTGCGTCGGATCACCGCAGGGTTCCTGGGGATGGCAGCAGCCGTCCTGTTGTGTGGCTGCATCGTGGCGTCGGTCGGATTCTTCTGGGAGGAAAGTCTGACCCAGCACGTGTCCGGACTGTTGTTCCTCATGGCAG GAATCTTCTGCACCATCTCTCTGTGCACGTATGCAGCCAGTGTGACCTATGACCTCTCCAGGAACCCCCCGTTCATCTACGGCCTGCCTGACGACGTGGATCACGGCTACGGTTGGTCGATCTGCTGCGCCTGGGCCAGTCTGGGTCTGACCGTGGCTGCCGGCTGCCTCGGCACCACCTTCCCCTTCCTGAGTCAGGCTGGAGCTCTGCGATCCAAAACCGCTCGTGCATCCTCCGTCTGA